Below is a window of Humulus lupulus chromosome 2, drHumLupu1.1, whole genome shotgun sequence DNA.
atattataattatattttttattcaaaagtaAATAGTTTTACAAAAAATAACTTGAATACAGAGGAAGCTGAAGAGGTCGGGTTGCTCCCTTCCATGGCGAAGAGGAAGAAGTCGATTCGTAAGCCTGATATTTTACCAGAGGATCGATCTGAACAGGTTCTGCAAGAGGTGCAacagaagaaagtgagtggattGGAAGGAGATGTTGTGGCCGACATAGAGCAGAGTTCGCATTTGGGAGATAGGCCTGGGCTGGATGTAAGCAGGATGTTACGATGGCTCAACAGGGTAAGGGCTCTCAGCCGAATGAGGGAATGGATGATGGTATGGACACGGAGGTGCCCAATGTTGCTTGGGCGGACAGGTGCGAAGATGGTGATAGGGGCATGGAAGGGGATTTCTAGTCGGATTCACAGCTTCATTGGCAGCAATTCCGAACGAGTAAGCTCTCTTTTTCTGAACCAAAGCTGGAATACACTGAACCTATCTTTAGAAATGGACAGAAGCTGGCTCAAGTGGATGCTGAAGAGGTGAGGATTCAGTCTGAAAATTGGAGCTCTGCAGTGGTTTGTATGGTTCTTGGAGCAAATCCTCCAATGGTTGTGTTTGAGGGTTTCATAAAAAGGGTTTGGGGTTATCTAGGGATAGCTCAGATTTCTAGAATGACTTTGGGGCTTACTTTGGTGAAATTCAATGACGAAGCAACAAGAGACCATGTCCTTGAGAATGGAGTTCTTCAATTCGATAGGAAACCCGTCATAGTGAGGCCATGGACAGCTGATCTTAGTGCGATTCGCATGGTTTGTTCGGTTCCGTTGTGGATTCGTCTTCATGATCTAGGGCTACAATATTGGGGGAGTAAGTGTCTCAGTGCATTGGTTAGTACGATTGGCAAACCTCTTCTAGTGGATAAATTTACTAAGGAGTGCTCTCGTGTTCAGTTTGCGAGGGTGTTAGTAGAGATGGAAATCACAGATAATCCTCCGCATAGTTTCCAGTTTATCAATGAACATGGTCAAGTGGTTGAACAAGGAATAGACTATGAGTGGTTGCCTACTAAGTGTAAGAGCTGCTCTGGTTTTGGGCATACTATGGCAGAGTGTCGGAAGGACCATAAGGCAGTTTGGGTGGAAAAAGTTACTCATCCTACTGATGAGAAACATTTTGAAAGAACAGAAAGTTCAGAGGGAGCTAAGGTAGGGGTTCCGAGCAAGAAAGAGGATGGGTCTTAATCTAATGAAGAAGCAGAAGCAGGTGAAGGTGACGTGTCTCTTTCAGAGGAGACTAATTCTGGGCTGGCTGTAGAGCGGAACAAGGAAGTGCAATGGCTTACACCCAGGCGGGTTAGTTCTCAGAGACAGGGTTACACTACTGGTGCCAATAAAATGGTTGGGTTGGCTCAAACACAAGGAAATCATTTTGGTATTTTGCAGGAACATGAAAGGGGTAGTAAGGTTGGGAATATTGCTACTGGTTCATCTAATGGATAATTGTCCTATAATGAGTTGGAATATAAGGGGGCTGAACAGGATGAATAAACAAATTTCAGTCCAAGAACTGTTTAGGAAGAATAAGATTGGTATTGGTGGTTTAATGGAAACTAAATTGTGTGGTAATAAAATTGATGAGTTCATGGAAAATAAATTTCCTAATTGGGACTATTTCACTAGCCCAAGCACAGAAGGAAGGCTGTTAATTCTTTGGCGGAAGGGGATAGCTAATTTGAGCATCTTGGAAGACTCTCCTCAATTGGTTCACTGCCAAGTCAAGTTGGTCGGTCACAAGAATAGTTTCTATATCACGTTTGTTTATGGTTTCCACTCAGTTGATACTAGGAGGAGCCTATGGCGTGATCTATCTCGTATATCACTTTCTGTCAATGCGTGGATGGTCATTGGGGATTTTAACGCTCCATTTTCAGTTGATGATAGGTCTAGTGGTTGCTCTATAGCAAGCTCTGAATTGGTTGATACTATTGGGTGGAAAACTATTGCTAAAGTTGAAGCAATCAAGAGTATGGGTTCTTATTTCACCTGGACAAATAACCAAGAAGGTTTAGCAAGGATCTATTCCAAAATAGACCATGCTCTTATAAATGAAGAATGGCTGGACATATTTCCTCAAAGTTTGGCTGTTTTTCAATGGGAGGTGGTGTCGGATCATTGTTCCTGTGTTGTTTCTAATATCCCTTTGAAGTCTATGGGAACTAAACTTTTCAGATTTTATAACTTTTGGTCCAGTCACCCTGACTTTAATCAGTTAGTGTTGAAGAGCTGGAGAGCCCCTGTGCAAGCTTCTGGTTTGAGGGCAATATTTACTAGGCTGGTTCGTTTGAAGCATCAACTTAAGAAGCTTAACAGGGACTGGTTTGGGGATGTAGGATCAGACTATCAATTGGCTATGGAAGCTCTTCAAACTGCCCAACTTCATGCTCAAGAGAAGCCTCTAGACATTCAGTTGCAAGAGGTAGTCAAGGAGAAGGCATCTGAATTTCACTATCACGAACAAATTTATCATAGTTTCCTAGTCCAGCAAAGTAAGATCAATTGGATTAGGAAGGGTGATGTgaactcctctttctttcatgcaTTCCTGAAGAAGCGGAAAGCTGAGAATTCTATTGTTTCATATATTAATGAAAATGGGTTATTGATAGATGATTTCAAGGAGGTGATTAGCCATTTTGTTGAGCATTTTAAGCATCATTTGGGCAGTTCTAGTTCGGCTACAGGGTTAGTAGATCAGAGATGTGTTGCATTAGGCTCGAAACTCTCAGTGGAGTAGCAACTTTATCTATTAAAACCGTTCTCTGCAAAGGAAATAAAAGCTGCGTTGTTTAGTATTCCTAATACTAAATCGCCTAGTCCCGATGGCTATGGTTCTGGTTTTTTCAAATCTATGTGGAAGGATATTGGTCAGGATATTTTCTTAGCAATCATTCATGGTTTCTCTACAGGCCATTTTCCTAAAGAGCTGCATGAAACAACTTTATCCTTAATTCCTAAAGTTGCAAATCCAGCTAGGGCCTCCGATTACAGACCTATTGCTTGTTGCTCGACTCTATATAAGGTCATGGCTAAGTTGTTATGTTCCCGATTGGTAGTGGTTCTTCCTTATCTCATTCAATCGAATCAAGGTGCTTTTGTTCGGGGTAGATCTATAGCTCACAATATCATGATTCTTCAAGACTTAATTAAGAATTATGGTAGAGCGATTACCTCTCCTTGGTGTGCGATCAAAATTGACCTTAGCAAGGCGTATGATACGGTTGATTGGCATTTTTTGGAAAACTTATTGAAGGCCTTATGTTTTCCTTCAAAGTTTATTAGTTGGGTCATGAAGTGTATCAGGAGTACTTCTTATTCTCTACTGATTAATGGTCGGGTCCAGTGCATTTTCAAGGTGGGTAAAGGTCTGCGGCAAGGGGACCCAATGCCCCCTCTTCTCTTTGTTCTCATTATGGAGTACATGACCATAAGCTTAAAATTTGATGCCAGGTCCTCTACATTTCAGTTTCACCCTATGTGTAAGAGCTTGAATCTCATAAATTTATGTTTCGCAAATGATGTTATCCTGTTTTGTAAGGGCTCAATTGCGGCTGTGACTGTTCTTAAAGACTGTCTAAGGAAGTTTAATGAAGTATCTGGGTTGTCTATTAATTCTAAGAAGTCCCAAGTTTATTTTGGAGGGGTTATAGCTGCGGATAGGAATGAGATTTTACAGGTTCTGCAACTTCTAGCTGGGTCTTTCCCTTTGCATTATCTTGGAGTGTCGTTGAGGCCTACTAAATGGAAGCATATGGACTGTGAAATCATTATCCAAAAGATGAGAACAAAGTTGTTTTCCTGGTCAAGTAAGCATTTATCTTATGCAGATCGATTACTTCTCATTCAATCTGTCCTGTTTGGTCTGAGAAATTTCTGGATGTCTGTTTTCACTTTACCCCAAAGTATCATTAAGGAAGTTGAGAAGTTGTGCAGACAGTTTCTTTGGGGGGCCTCGGGAACTCGGAGTAAGTTTCATTTAGCATCTTGGCATCAAGTTTGCTTGCCTAAAGCATACGGTGGTCTTGGTCTAAGGGATGGAGCTAGCTGGAATATGGCTCTTCTTGCCAGGTATGTATGGGCTGTTTCTACTAAACAAGACTCTCTTTGGGTTAAGTGGATTCAACATGTATACCTAAAGGGGGCGAACTTTTGGGATTATGTGTTGAAGCAAGATAGTATTTGGTATTGGCGCAAGCTTTGTCATCTCAGAAATAGGTTCAATGAGGGAGAGATCCTGGTTGCTGGTATTTCAGGGAATTTCAGGCCTTCAAAGCTGTATAACAGCTCCCTAAACCAACAAGTTGTGGCCTACAAGAATGGGGTCTGGTGTCGCACTATTCTCCCTAAGCATAGGTTTCTATTATGGATGGTTGTTAACTCATTCCTCCTAACTAGATACAACTTGGCCAAATGCACCATCCCTCTTAACAGCCTTCTTTGCCCTGTTTTTGAAGACCAGTGGGAGAGTCATAACCACCTTTTCTTTGACTGCTGTTTGTCCAAGAAAGTTCTGAACTGCATCTTTGCTTGGCTGGGTTTTCGTGCTTGGGCTTCTAGCTTCTCAGCCTGGACCATGGGGCTCAGTTTTAGCCATAATAATAGATTGAGCATGACCATTAATATGATCCTTGCAGCTGTAGTTTATCAAATCTGGAGGAATAGAAATAGATGCATTTATGATGGCTACTCTCTAACAGCTAACTGTATAGCTAAAGATGTAATTACCATAGTTCAATACAGAATATATAGTGTTCATAGTAGGAAGGCTCTTCCTCATTTTAAGCTTTTCTTAAGGAAACTTGCTTGTAAGTAAATTGAGGTAGTTGATTGTCTGTTTGTAACCGGGTTCTTTCTGGGCATTTTGCCTTGGTTGTAATTGCTTGTTTGTTCAATGAAGGTATTTTCTTCTTAACAGCCTTCTTTGCCCTGTTTTTGAAGACCAGTGGGAGAGTCATAACCACCTTTTCTTTGACTGCTGTTTGTCCAAGAAAGTTCTGAACTGCATCTTTGCTTGGCTGGGTTTTCGTGCTTGGGCTTCTAGCTTCTCAGCCTGGACCATGGGGCTCAGTTTTAGCCATAATAATAGATTGAGCATGACCATTAATATGATCCTTGCAGCTGTAGTTTATCAAATCTGGAGGAATAGAAATAGATGCATTTATGATGGCTACTCTCTAACAGCTAACTGTATAGCTAAAGATGTAATTACCATAGTTCAATACAGAATATATAGTGTTCATAGTAGGAAGGCTCTTCCTCATTTTAAGCTTTTCTTAAGGAAACTTGCTTGTAAGTAAATTGAGGTAGTTGATTGTCTGTTTGTAACCGGGTTCTTTCTGGGCATTTTGCCTTGGTTGTAATTGCTTGTTTGTTCAATGAAGGTATTTTCttcttgaccaaaaaaaaaaaatagttttacaaaatatcataattattatcattaataaaaaatattaataattgtacttttctctcatttgatattttattaagCTTGTGACAATACGATATTACTAATGGTATTATTTGAATTTAtgatttgttttcactatagTAAATAAATGTATTTTAAATTGTAATTTTAGTGGACATTCTCGCAGCAACAAAAGATGCGGAGGTTGATGCGAAGCATGAAAaattcttatatatataaatgatagcTTCAAGGAGAGCATGCGACAATCTTTTTATTCTCtcatttaatctatttttttttattcattttatattttctaaaatatcttaacaataaaaaatatcaatttatatacatattaatttgattaaaaatttatttagcttaaatatcttaactacttaatcattgaaaaatactgaaaaaaaattaattaaaaattaggtAATAGTTTTTGGTTctatatatatctatttttcttttatattataactatgttttttattcaaaaatgaatagttttacaaaatattataattattatcatcaatcatcaatattaacaattgtatttttctctcatttgttattttattaaGCTTGTTACAATTCGATATTACTAATGGTAttatttggatttgtgatttgttttcactatagTAAATACATATTTTCTATATTGTAATTTTAGCAGACATTTCCACAGCAACAAAATATGTGGGGTTGATGTGAAGcacgaaaaattctttttagaatatatatatatatatatatctttataaaTATAAAGCAGAGCTTCAAGAAGATTACGTGGCACTTTAAAATCTATTCAAAACActatttctattttctcatttaatctaatttttttattcattttctattttctaaaatatcttaacaatttaaaacatcaatatatatacatattattttgattaaaaatttatttagcttaaatatcttaactacttaatcattgaaaaatactaaaaaaattaattaaaaaatacgtaatagttttcggttctctatatatctattttcttattaaattataattatggtttttattcaaaagtgaatatttttacaaaatattgtaattattatcatcaatcatcaatattaataattgtatttttctctcatttgatattttattaagCTTATGACAATACGGTATTTATAATGGTATTCTTTagatttgtgatttgttttcactatagtaaataaaatattttctagattgtaattttagtggACATTCCCGCAGCAACAAAAGAAGCGGAGGTTGATGTGAAGCACCAAAAAATTCTTTTTagaatctctatatatatatacatataaatgagagcttcaataagattatgtgacactctaaaatctattcaaatcactctttctattttctcatttaatccaattttttttattcattttcttttttctaaaatatcttaacaattaaaaatatcaatgtatatacatattaatttgatcaaaaatttatttagcttaaatatcttaactacttaatcattgaaaaatactaaaaaaattaattaaaaattatgtaACAGTTTTTTgttctctatatatctatttttcttattatattataattatgtttttattcaaaagtgaatagtattacaaaatattataattatcatcatcaatcatcaatattaataattttatttttctctcATTTGAAATTTTATTAAGCTTGTGACAATACGATATTACTAATGATATTATTTGtatttgtgatttgttttcactatagtaaataaatattttctagattgtaattttagtggACATTCGTGCAACAACAAAAGATGCGGAGGTTGACGTGAAGcacgaaaaattctttttagaatatatatatatctttatatatgtAAATGCGAGCTTCAAGGAAATTATGTGACATTCTAAAATATATTCAAATCactctttttattttctaatttaatctaattttttaattcattttctattttctaaaatatattaacaattaaaaatatcaatatatatatgtacatattaatttgattaaatttttttttgttaaatatcttaactacttaatcattgaaaaatactaaaaaaatttacTTAAAAATTACGTAATAGTTTTCAATTCTctctctacatatatatatatatatatatatatatctatttttcttattatattacaattatgttttttttattcaaaagtgaataattttacaaaatattataattattatcatcaatcatcaatatgaataattgtatttttctctcatttgatattttattaagCTTGTGAAAATACGATATTACTAATGGTATTATTTGaatttgtgatttgttttcactatagTAAATAAATGTTTTCTAGATTCTAATTTTAGTGGACATTTCCGCAGCAACAAAATATACGGAGGTTGATGTGAAGAacgaaaaattctttttagaaacaaggaacacattatgaattaaaaagaatattactaaaaataaattaatttaaaatatttaaaatcgaATAAAACATTTTTGAGTTATACATATTCATGTGCTTAAATAAATGACACCTCTAATTTATGATCGATGAtgacaaaacaataataataataataaatatttattttaattatttatattttttaatttaaatgtaatagttttacaaaaatatatcttaattacatgtataatttaaatttaattttaatttgatttgtttcaacgaaatatattttgaatttaaatttgattagatatttcattaccacaactatttaattaaattataaatataagtaaacaatattttttttctcattttttattttactttcttatttatggctattaatttattaaggaaatttttttaatctattttttttctcatttttattttaataaaaattataatagataaaaaaatttatatataataataataaaatctatctatttatttattaaatttttgacAAAACATGAGATCCAAATGTTAGCTTTTAACGTGGCTCAAATAATCTATATTTACATTCCtaattttaactttttgacaaaacacaaggtccataagttaatttaaaaaaatgaatggTCCAAATGGGTAAacgactaaaatacaaggttcaaaatggtgtgaacccttatagaaaacataaatgatatatatttatataatttactttttataaagaatttttaaccttttgaataaatatatggtccaaaggttagtttttaaaaataaagaatcaaaacgagtaatcggccaaaatatagtgttcaaataatcgatctatctatttctattttaactttttgacaaaacttgaggtcttcaagttaatttgtaaaaataaaagctCCAATGggtaatcgactaaaatacaTGGTTCAAAATGGTGTCAACCCTTATAGAAAACaaaaatcatataaatatataatttaattttgatAAGAAGTTTGAACCTTTTAAAtgaatacatggtccaaaggttcatttttaaaaataaagggttaaAACGGGTAATGAGCAAAAATACAGTATTTAAATAATCAATCTACCAAttctattttttattcttttgacaaaacacgagatctaaaagttagtttttaaaaataaaggattcaaacaggtaatcagctaaaataagtcttacacaaaatataaattttcttatacataatttagactttttataaaaaaaactacGCAAatcgtataataataataataataatagcaataataaataaataaaagtacatgTACAATAagcttttttaactttgttttcggtactttaatttgtcagaatttttcaaaaacctacaggaggttcgctatacatgaacaatgaacaccatcatgaaataaaaaattatagtcaagatgtcttc
It encodes the following:
- the LOC133814589 gene encoding uncharacterized protein LOC133814589; protein product: MSWNIRGLNRMNKQISVQELFRKNKIGIGGLMETKLCGNKIDEFMENKFPNWDYFTSPSTEGRLLILWRKGIANLSILEDSPQLVHCQVKLVGHKNSFYITFVYGFHSVDTRRSLWRDLSRISLSVNAWMVIGDFNAPFSVDDRSSGCSIASSELVDTIGWKTIAKVEAIKSMGSYFTWTNNQEGLARIYSKIDHALINEEWLDIFPQSLAVFQWEVVSDHCSCVVSNIPLKSMGTKLFRFYNFWSSHPDFNQLVLKSWRAPVQASGLRAIFTRLVRLKHQLKKLNRDWFGDVGSDYQLAMEALQTAQLHAQEKPLDIQLQEVVKEKASEFHYHEQIYHSFLVQQSKINWIRKGDVNSSFFHAFLKKRKAENSIVSYINENGLLIDDFKEVISHFVEHFKHHLGSSSSATGLVDQRCVALGSKLSVE